A single window of Actinomycetota bacterium DNA harbors:
- the hypF gene encoding carbamoyltransferase HypF, producing the protein MTFNSVRKKRKRLLVSGVVQGVGFRPLIYRLAHEHDLKGWVSNSPKGVVIEVEGEERALKRFIEEVRPKAPPLASIDGFEVEDMALAGYSDFTIEESEADEAKSTLVSPDIATCKDCLSEIFDPADRRHRYPFTNCTNCGPRFTIIEDLPYDRDKTTMKKFTMCALCASEYNDPLNRRFHAQPNACPVCGPKLILVGSGKLTAGGRDREIDPDDPIKEAARLLKEGKIVAIKGLGGFQLACDAQSEAAVSELRKRKRRPAKPFAVMMGGLAQVREHALAGGKEEEILLGTKRPVLLLEKRPHSGLAASIAPAVDRFGVMLPYTPLHHLLMEEVNLPLVMTSGNLSEEPIAYKNGEALGRLSSIADHFLLSDRDIHSRYDDSVAEVTNGQEVIVRRARGYAPAPINLTYDSKPILAVGPELKNTFTLAKGSYAFVSQHFGDMEDMETFSHFEETLSLYNKLFAIRPKIVAHDLHPDYMTTKFAKSMDGVELVAVQHHHAHITSCMVENGLEDEVIGLAFDGSGLGTDSSIWGGEFFLCDLKSFSRLGHLKEVALPGGDAAIRAPYRMALSHLINHFGPDLSHLKLDFLKRMDDKEMENIKIQVERGIASPPTSSMGRLFDAAAALIGIRERVSYEGQAAIELEAAASLSEEGAYPFTLTATEKEGSSHPVWAVDAGPLIEAMVSDLNYGEETGVISAKFHGAVVDFSALICERISEATGIDKVALSGGVFQNRLLSNKLISRLEALGFSVYTHKLVPTNDGGISLGQAAVANFNLRI; encoded by the coding sequence ATGACCTTTAATTCCGTCAGAAAAAAGAGGAAGAGACTCCTTGTGAGCGGGGTCGTTCAGGGAGTCGGTTTTCGCCCCCTCATTTATCGTCTCGCCCATGAACACGATCTTAAGGGTTGGGTCTCAAATTCCCCCAAAGGCGTCGTCATCGAGGTCGAGGGAGAAGAGCGCGCTCTTAAGCGCTTCATCGAGGAGGTAAGACCCAAAGCTCCGCCGCTTGCCAGCATCGACGGGTTCGAGGTGGAGGATATGGCCTTGGCCGGCTACTCTGATTTCACCATCGAAGAGAGCGAGGCCGACGAGGCGAAATCGACTCTGGTCTCGCCGGACATCGCAACCTGCAAGGATTGCCTTTCCGAGATATTCGACCCAGCCGACCGAAGACACCGCTATCCCTTTACCAACTGCACGAATTGCGGTCCCCGCTTCACCATCATCGAAGATCTTCCTTACGACCGGGATAAGACGACCATGAAAAAGTTTACGATGTGCGCTCTTTGCGCCTCGGAATATAACGATCCCTTGAACCGCAGATTCCATGCCCAGCCCAATGCCTGTCCGGTCTGCGGCCCCAAGCTCATTTTGGTGGGGAGCGGAAAGCTGACAGCTGGCGGCAGAGATAGAGAAATTGACCCCGATGACCCAATCAAAGAGGCGGCAAGGCTGCTCAAAGAGGGCAAGATAGTTGCGATCAAGGGCCTGGGCGGCTTTCAGCTCGCTTGCGACGCTCAAAGCGAGGCGGCCGTAAGCGAGCTTAGAAAGAGGAAGCGTCGCCCGGCAAAACCCTTTGCCGTGATGATGGGGGGCCTTGCGCAGGTGAGAGAGCACGCTCTTGCAGGAGGTAAGGAAGAGGAGATACTCCTTGGCACAAAACGACCGGTCCTCCTTCTTGAGAAAAGGCCGCATAGCGGGCTTGCCGCCTCCATCGCTCCGGCCGTCGATCGTTTCGGCGTCATGCTTCCCTATACGCCCCTTCACCACCTGCTCATGGAGGAGGTGAACCTCCCCCTCGTCATGACGAGCGGCAATCTTAGCGAAGAGCCGATCGCCTACAAGAACGGGGAGGCCTTGGGGCGGCTCTCTTCGATCGCCGACCACTTTCTCTTAAGCGACCGAGACATCCATTCCCGCTACGACGATTCGGTTGCCGAGGTCACAAACGGTCAAGAGGTGATCGTGAGAAGGGCCAGGGGTTATGCGCCCGCTCCCATAAATCTCACCTATGACTCGAAACCGATTCTGGCCGTCGGACCGGAGCTCAAGAACACCTTCACCTTGGCCAAGGGCTCATACGCCTTCGTAAGTCAGCACTTTGGAGACATGGAGGACATGGAGACCTTCTCTCACTTCGAAGAGACTCTCAGTCTATATAATAAGCTCTTTGCCATCCGGCCCAAAATCGTCGCCCACGATCTCCATCCGGATTACATGACGACTAAATTTGCCAAATCAATGGACGGGGTGGAGCTCGTAGCCGTTCAACATCACCATGCCCACATCACAAGCTGCATGGTCGAAAATGGTCTTGAAGATGAGGTCATAGGGCTCGCCTTCGATGGGAGCGGGCTTGGGACCGATTCAAGCATATGGGGCGGTGAATTTTTCCTCTGTGATCTCAAGAGCTTTAGCCGCCTCGGCCACCTAAAGGAGGTCGCTCTGCCCGGGGGAGATGCGGCCATAAGGGCGCCCTACCGGATGGCCCTAAGCCATCTTATCAATCATTTCGGCCCCGACTTATCACATCTTAAACTGGACTTTCTAAAGCGGATGGATGATAAAGAGATGGAGAATATCAAGATCCAGGTCGAGCGGGGGATAGCCAGCCCGCCGACCTCCAGCATGGGCCGCCTCTTCGACGCCGCCGCCGCCCTTATCGGCATAAGGGAGAGGGTTAGCTACGAGGGGCAAGCGGCCATAGAACTCGAGGCGGCCGCAAGCCTGAGCGAGGAGGGCGCCTATCCCTTCACGCTTACGGCCACAGAGAAAGAGGGCTCTTCCCATCCCGTCTGGGCGGTGGACGCGGGCCCCCTCATCGAGGCCATGGTCTCCGATCTCAATTATGGCGAGGAGACGGGAGTCATATCCGCAAAGTTTCATGGCGCCGTGGTCGATTTCTCAGCCCTTATCTGCGAGCGGATATCTGAGGCGACCGGCATAGATAAGGTCGCTTTGAGCGGCGGGGTCTTCCAAAATCGGCTGCTAAGTAATAAACTTATCTCTCGGCTTGAAGCTCTCGGCTTCTCTGTCTATACTCATAAGCTCGTTCCGACAAACGATGGGGGCATCTCGCTTGGCCAGGCGGCGGTGGCCAATTTCAATTTGAGGATTTGA
- the hypD gene encoding hydrogenase formation protein HypD produces the protein MRYIDEYRQPDSIKGLVAMIKEISTKPARIMEVCGTHTVSISKNGLRQLLPKTVSLISGPGCPVCVTATGDIDRAIAFAESEGVILATFGDMMKVPGSFKSLGEAAAKGADVRVVYSTLDAVKLAENNPKNKVIFYGVGFETTAPTVALSILEAKQRGLKNYFIYSVHKVVPPAMAALLSLGEIKLDGFLCPGHVSAIIGSRPYEFIATEHKIPCVIAGFEPADILMGIYMLIKQIEAGESKVEIDYGRGVKREGNERAREIMDEVFEVASANWRGIGVIDGSGLALREEFGRFDITKALSVDLPEAREVKGCGCGEVLRGVKLPFECKLFGKACRPERPVGPCMVSSEGSCAAYYRYEGEAILKEGEDDSR, from the coding sequence ATGAGATACATTGACGAATATCGGCAGCCCGATTCCATAAAGGGTCTGGTTGCAATGATAAAAGAGATATCGACCAAGCCAGCCAGGATAATGGAGGTCTGCGGCACCCATACCGTCTCGATCTCCAAGAACGGTCTGCGTCAGCTCCTTCCCAAAACCGTATCCTTAATCTCAGGGCCGGGTTGTCCGGTCTGCGTCACGGCCACCGGCGATATCGACCGGGCCATAGCCTTTGCCGAAAGCGAGGGAGTCATCTTGGCCACCTTCGGCGACATGATGAAGGTGCCGGGTTCATTTAAGAGTCTTGGAGAGGCCGCGGCCAAAGGGGCGGATGTGCGAGTTGTCTATTCCACCTTGGACGCCGTCAAGCTTGCCGAGAATAATCCCAAAAACAAGGTCATCTTCTACGGCGTCGGTTTCGAGACGACCGCTCCGACGGTAGCCCTCTCCATCCTTGAGGCCAAGCAGCGAGGGCTCAAAAACTATTTCATCTACTCTGTCCACAAGGTGGTGCCGCCCGCGATGGCTGCCCTCTTAAGTCTGGGGGAGATAAAGCTGGACGGCTTCCTCTGCCCAGGTCACGTCAGCGCCATCATCGGCAGCCGTCCCTACGAGTTTATTGCCACCGAGCACAAGATACCCTGTGTGATAGCCGGGTTTGAGCCGGCCGATATCCTGATGGGCATCTATATGCTGATTAAGCAGATAGAAGCGGGCGAGTCCAAGGTCGAGATCGACTATGGCCGTGGGGTCAAGAGGGAGGGCAACGAGCGGGCAAGGGAGATAATGGACGAGGTCTTTGAGGTGGCCTCGGCCAACTGGCGGGGAATTGGCGTGATAGATGGGAGCGGACTCGCCCTGAGAGAGGAATTTGGCCGTTTCGACATAACCAAGGCTCTCAGTGTTGATCTTCCCGAGGCAAGGGAGGTCAAGGGGTGCGGTTGCGGCGAGGTCTTAAGGGGGGTCAAGCTCCCCTTCGAGTGCAAGCTCTTTGGCAAGGCCTGTAGGCCGGAGCGTCCGGTCGGTCCCTGCATGGTCTCGAGCGAAGGAAGCTGCGCCGCCTATTACAGATACGAGGGAGAGGCCATTTTGAAGGAAGGTGAAGATGACTCAAGATAG
- the hypE gene encoding hydrogenase expression/formation protein HypE: protein MTQDSQDIITLGHGSGGKLSAELVSGVFLPFFKSSILNKLDDSAVISPQKGRVAFTTDSYVIDPIFFKGGDIGKLAVCGTVNDLAMSGATPRYLSASFLIEAGFPLTDLKRIAWSMAVAAEEAKVEIVTGDTKVVEAGSADKLFINTAGLGFIEDAVDISASKAKVKDLIIISGTIGDHGISIMSEREGLRFETDILSDCAPLNHLVAAMMKVSRNIRVLRDPTRGGLATVLNEIAAKSNVGICLEEANVPVKSEVKGACELLGLDPLYVANEGKLLAVVAKSDAEKVLEAMRTRPEGREAAIIGEVVETPKKKVFMRTPFGTARLVDLLVGEQLPRIC, encoded by the coding sequence ATGACTCAAGATAGCCAAGATATCATCACCCTAGGTCACGGGAGCGGAGGCAAACTCTCGGCCGAGCTTGTGAGCGGGGTGTTTCTACCCTTTTTTAAGAGCTCCATCCTAAATAAGCTGGACGACTCGGCCGTCATCTCGCCCCAAAAGGGTAGAGTCGCCTTCACCACCGACAGCTACGTCATCGATCCCATCTTCTTCAAGGGGGGAGACATCGGAAAGCTGGCCGTCTGCGGAACGGTCAACGATCTGGCCATGAGCGGGGCGACCCCTAGATATCTGAGCGCCTCCTTTCTGATTGAGGCCGGCTTCCCCCTCACCGATCTCAAGAGGATCGCTTGGTCGATGGCGGTCGCAGCCGAAGAGGCCAAGGTAGAGATAGTTACCGGAGATACCAAAGTGGTCGAGGCGGGTTCGGCCGATAAGCTCTTCATCAATACGGCCGGCCTCGGCTTCATCGAGGACGCCGTCGATATATCGGCTTCCAAAGCCAAGGTCAAAGACCTCATCATAATCTCGGGCACCATCGGTGATCATGGGATATCTATAATGAGCGAGAGGGAGGGTCTCCGTTTCGAGACCGATATCCTAAGCGACTGTGCTCCCTTGAATCATCTGGTTGCCGCCATGATGAAAGTGAGCCGCAATATTCGTGTCCTTAGGGATCCGACCAGGGGCGGGCTGGCCACCGTCCTAAATGAGATCGCAGCAAAATCCAATGTTGGAATCTGCCTGGAAGAGGCGAATGTCCCGGTAAAAAGCGAGGTAAAGGGGGCTTGTGAGCTTCTAGGCTTAGACCCCCTCTACGTTGCCAACGAGGGCAAACTCTTGGCCGTGGTGGCCAAGAGCGATGCTGAGAAGGTCTTGGAAGCGATGCGGACTCGCCCGGAAGGGAGAGAGGCCGCGATAATCGGCGAGGTCGTCGAGACGCCGAAGAAGAAGGTCTTCATGAGGACACCGTTTGGCACGGCTAGGTTGGTCGATCTTTTGGTCGGCGAACAGCTCCCCAGGATCTGCTGA
- a CDS encoding hydrogenase small subunit: MRDIFKSLSRREFLKYSASLATLLGLSELYVPQIASAIEGAKAKPALLWLNGASCTGDTVSLVNSDQPTPAEIVLDILSVRYMETVMAGQGDVAEKAFEDTVAGGGYVFALEGSVSTGAGGMYNTIKGKPVMDMIKRAAANSIANIAVGTCASYGGVPAGDPNPTECKGLQEVVGGTVVNIPGCPAHPDWIVGTVTHLLLFGKPPELDAQGRPKLFYGKLIHDNCQRRNAYERGEWLKEFGQDETDMLHCMAGKGCRGPITHSDCPIRLWNSGTNYCIGASAPCAGCVEPDFPDFKDKDGNIISLYSPVMETLAFKERLDAAAEPEGSSSGAVLGAVAGVAAGAVGGYLAGKKTKEGDE, encoded by the coding sequence TTGAGAGATATTTTTAAAAGCTTGAGCCGAAGAGAATTTCTTAAATATTCGGCAAGCCTGGCCACCCTTCTCGGTCTCTCCGAATTGTACGTTCCCCAGATCGCCTCGGCCATCGAGGGGGCCAAGGCAAAACCGGCTCTTCTCTGGCTGAATGGGGCAAGCTGCACCGGAGATACCGTATCCTTGGTCAACTCCGATCAGCCGACCCCGGCCGAGATAGTCTTAGACATCCTCTCTGTCCGCTATATGGAGACCGTTATGGCCGGTCAGGGCGACGTGGCCGAGAAGGCCTTTGAGGATACAGTGGCCGGCGGCGGTTACGTCTTTGCTCTGGAGGGTTCAGTCTCGACTGGAGCCGGCGGCATGTACAACACCATCAAAGGCAAGCCCGTCATGGACATGATCAAGAGGGCGGCTGCCAATTCCATCGCCAACATCGCCGTTGGAACCTGTGCTTCTTACGGCGGCGTTCCGGCCGGAGATCCCAATCCGACCGAATGCAAAGGCCTACAAGAGGTGGTCGGTGGCACGGTCGTCAACATCCCAGGTTGTCCAGCTCACCCCGACTGGATCGTTGGAACCGTCACCCATCTGCTCCTCTTCGGCAAACCGCCGGAACTGGACGCTCAGGGTCGCCCCAAGCTCTTCTATGGCAAGCTCATCCACGACAATTGTCAGAGACGCAACGCTTACGAGAGGGGAGAATGGCTCAAAGAGTTCGGCCAGGACGAGACCGACATGCTTCATTGCATGGCCGGCAAGGGCTGCCGCGGTCCGATAACCCATTCCGATTGCCCGATCCGCCTCTGGAATAGCGGAACCAACTACTGCATTGGAGCATCGGCTCCCTGTGCAGGCTGCGTGGAACCTGACTTTCCCGATTTCAAGGATAAGGACGGCAATATAATATCCCTCTATTCGCCCGTTATGGAGACTCTGGCATTCAAAGAGAGGCTGGATGCGGCCGCAGAGCCGGAAGGTTCCTCTTCCGGTGCCGTCTTAGGCGCGGTGGCCGGAGTGGCCGCTGGTGCCGTCGGCGGGTATTTGGCGGGCAAGAAAACGAAAGAGGGTGATGAATAG
- a CDS encoding DUF523 domain-containing protein, whose protein sequence is MLNEYIVSACLAGAKCSYDGRGRLNEEIFALVQEGRAIAICPEVMAGLPVPRIPAEILGASGEDVLDGRARVITKDGRDVTDKFLKAALLFVEAAKSKGIKRAILKAKSPSCGVGQVYDGSFEGRLIQGDGVTAALLKREGIEVEVR, encoded by the coding sequence ATCTTGAATGAATATATAGTCAGCGCCTGTTTGGCCGGGGCCAAGTGCTCATACGATGGGCGGGGTAGACTAAACGAAGAGATATTTGCCCTCGTCCAAGAGGGGCGGGCGATTGCCATCTGCCCCGAAGTGATGGCCGGTCTCCCTGTGCCCAGAATCCCGGCCGAGATACTGGGGGCAAGCGGCGAAGATGTGCTGGATGGGCGGGCCAGGGTTATAACAAAAGACGGACGCGACGTGACGGACAAATTTTTAAAGGCGGCCCTTCTCTTTGTGGAAGCGGCAAAATCTAAGGGGATAAAGCGGGCAATCCTTAAGGCCAAGAGCCCCTCCTGCGGGGTGGGCCAGGTCTATGACGGGAGTTTCGAGGGGAGATTAATCCAGGGCGATGGGGTTACGGCCGCCCTATTGAAACGGGAAGGCATAGAAGTTGAAGTCAGATAG
- a CDS encoding hydrogenase maturation protease, giving the protein MGNILLRDEGFGVFVAEELAKMPLPEGVTAVDGSMVGRDFAPLLQENDKVILVNVQKRDLPPATLFKSDLNQVKESISKKVTSLDQLAFFAALDDLTFAGIPPQVVVISLMPKVIDVGMGLSDEVKACVPKAIEMIWQEIEAVR; this is encoded by the coding sequence GTGGGAAATATCCTGCTCCGAGACGAAGGTTTTGGGGTCTTTGTCGCCGAGGAATTGGCAAAAATGCCCCTTCCCGAAGGGGTGACCGCCGTCGATGGTTCGATGGTTGGACGCGACTTCGCCCCCCTTCTGCAAGAGAATGATAAGGTAATCCTGGTCAACGTCCAAAAGAGAGACCTTCCCCCCGCCACCCTATTCAAAAGCGATCTTAATCAAGTGAAAGAATCGATATCCAAGAAGGTTACATCCCTCGATCAGCTCGCCTTCTTTGCCGCCCTAGATGATCTAACCTTTGCCGGTATCCCTCCTCAAGTGGTAGTCATCAGTCTTATGCCCAAGGTAATAGACGTCGGCATGGGCCTTTCCGATGAGGTCAAAGCTTGCGTCCCCAAAGCCATCGAGATGATTTGGCAAGAGATAGAGGCGGTTAGGTAG
- a CDS encoding HypC/HybG/HupF family hydrogenase formation chaperone — translation MCLAVPGKIVEMKDNQMADVEVNGVKMEIGLHLIGEVQVGDYVLVHAGYAIAPVDEESAKETMEFLKEIEELDEIARLAHQDEIH, via the coding sequence ATGTGTCTGGCCGTACCCGGTAAGATAGTTGAAATGAAGGATAACCAGATGGCCGACGTCGAGGTGAACGGGGTCAAGATGGAGATCGGCCTCCACCTGATCGGCGAGGTTCAGGTCGGCGATTACGTTCTGGTTCACGCCGGATACGCCATCGCTCCGGTCGATGAGGAGTCGGCCAAGGAGACGATGGAGTTCTTGAAAGAGATTGAAGAACTGGACGAGATAGCGAGGCTTGCCCACCAAGATGAGATACATTGA
- a CDS encoding helix-turn-helix domain-containing protein, which produces MKEMARPSNQNHEERLAFDLVSMSDETDMDSINIMSQLLSFDISRPLATMVIDWSGFRREDNLGPKEEKLLASISAFFGQTNHLSARMGGGGAFVIKSLQISDASVSDPFDRHILRSGEIVGELIEVGGALFEYLKTKDKVETSIGIGNYYSATDSARRSFKEAVLALKIGRSRGMISGIFHAKDNSLTNLLASIDFTERENYCAGVLGAIEGEGELIRTLDVFFEADLNITTASRMLFAHRNTLIYRLGKIYDLTGLDPKSFKDAAVLCAALKLCQLSRENLG; this is translated from the coding sequence ATGAAAGAGATGGCAAGACCGAGCAATCAAAATCACGAAGAGAGACTCGCTTTCGACCTGGTCTCCATGAGCGACGAAACTGATATGGACTCGATAAACATCATGAGCCAGCTCCTCTCCTTCGACATCAGCCGTCCGCTCGCGACTATGGTCATCGATTGGAGCGGCTTTCGGAGGGAGGATAATCTGGGGCCGAAAGAGGAGAAACTCTTGGCCTCGATCTCGGCCTTCTTCGGCCAGACCAACCACCTTTCCGCCCGGATGGGAGGCGGCGGAGCCTTTGTCATAAAGAGCCTTCAAATATCCGACGCCTCGGTAAGCGATCCCTTTGACCGCCACATCTTGAGATCGGGCGAGATAGTGGGCGAACTGATCGAGGTCGGAGGCGCCCTCTTTGAATACCTTAAGACCAAAGATAAGGTCGAAACCTCCATCGGCATCGGCAACTACTATTCGGCGACAGACTCGGCCAGACGCTCCTTTAAGGAAGCCGTGCTGGCCCTAAAGATCGGGCGAAGCAGGGGTATGATAAGCGGGATATTTCACGCTAAGGACAACTCGCTGACAAACCTCTTAGCATCGATAGACTTTACCGAGAGGGAGAACTACTGCGCCGGGGTCCTGGGCGCGATCGAGGGTGAGGGTGAGCTCATAAGGACGCTCGATGTCTTCTTCGAAGCCGATCTAAACATTACGACCGCCTCAAGGATGCTCTTTGCCCACCGGAACACCCTTATATATAGACTAGGGAAGATTTACGATCTGACCGGGCTGGACCCCAAGAGTTTCAAGGACGCGGCCGTCCTCTGCGCCGCCTTGAAACTTTGCCAATTGAGCAGGGAAAATTTGGGATAA
- a CDS encoding nickel-dependent hydrogenase large subunit, with protein MAERIVVDPVTRIEGHLAIEVEVENGVVKDAWSNGTLFRGIELILTGRDPRDAAIITQRICGVCPAEHKYASVEGLDMAFGADVPDNGRIIRNLISGANFVQSAILHFYHLAALDYLDIMAVASYAGNDPALLEVKRKVVALVEAGDTSPLTPRYDPDEFSVSDPTIVTAAVAHYLQGLEVRKKAQEMLAIFGGKMPHHASFVPGGVTVRVDADRISRFYRYLTEITEWVRRVYVQDVLTLGTGPLKPLHDLKVGFGTGNFLAYGNFDMGRSGDYKNRFLRSGAIAGGELVHIPLDPDKIKEFVKYSKYTDECTNLHPSQGKTIPDVNKEGAYSFIKAPRYDGRSSEVGALARMLVTTAEGKDPGVTLAGGSKKTLADIIGPLGVHPSAVARHAARAYECLLVCEGMQDWVMQLDPNGPVCNDTPVPKSGKGFGIVEAHRGAVGHWMEIEDSKIKSYQVASPTLWNCSPRDDEGVRGPVETALIGTPVPDVTNPTNLVRVVRSFDPUIGCAVHVVHPETNEILKFKVT; from the coding sequence ATGGCAGAGAGAATCGTAGTCGATCCGGTAACAAGGATTGAGGGCCATCTGGCCATTGAGGTTGAGGTAGAAAACGGCGTCGTCAAGGATGCCTGGAGCAACGGAACCCTCTTTAGGGGCATCGAGCTCATCCTTACGGGGCGCGATCCGCGCGACGCTGCCATTATTACCCAGAGGATCTGCGGCGTCTGTCCGGCCGAACATAAGTACGCTTCGGTCGAGGGACTCGACATGGCCTTTGGGGCCGACGTGCCCGATAACGGCCGCATCATCAGGAATCTTATCTCCGGCGCCAACTTCGTCCAGTCGGCCATTTTACACTTCTATCACCTGGCCGCTTTGGATTATTTGGACATCATGGCCGTAGCCAGCTACGCCGGAAATGATCCGGCCCTGCTTGAGGTCAAGCGCAAAGTGGTGGCCCTGGTCGAGGCGGGAGATACCAGTCCATTAACTCCTCGTTATGATCCAGATGAGTTTTCGGTCAGCGATCCGACTATCGTCACCGCAGCTGTGGCCCACTACCTGCAAGGTTTGGAGGTCAGGAAGAAAGCTCAGGAGATGCTGGCCATCTTCGGCGGCAAAATGCCCCACCACGCGAGCTTCGTTCCGGGTGGCGTAACCGTCCGCGTCGATGCCGACAGGATCTCCAGGTTTTACAGATATCTTACCGAGATAACCGAATGGGTGAGAAGGGTATATGTCCAGGATGTCCTAACCCTTGGCACCGGTCCCCTAAAGCCGCTCCACGATCTCAAAGTCGGCTTTGGAACCGGCAACTTCTTAGCCTATGGCAACTTTGACATGGGCCGCTCCGGCGATTACAAGAATCGTTTCTTGCGCTCCGGCGCCATCGCTGGCGGCGAGCTCGTTCACATCCCCTTGGATCCGGATAAGATCAAGGAGTTCGTCAAGTACTCCAAGTATACTGACGAGTGCACCAATCTGCACCCCTCTCAGGGCAAGACGATACCCGATGTCAACAAGGAAGGCGCCTACTCCTTCATCAAGGCTCCACGCTACGATGGACGCTCAAGTGAAGTTGGGGCGTTAGCCAGGATGCTGGTCACCACCGCCGAGGGCAAAGATCCCGGCGTCACCTTGGCCGGCGGCAGCAAGAAGACCTTGGCCGACATCATCGGGCCGCTTGGCGTCCATCCTTCGGCTGTGGCCAGGCATGCGGCTAGAGCCTATGAGTGCTTGCTTGTCTGCGAGGGCATGCAAGACTGGGTTATGCAGCTAGATCCAAATGGGCCGGTCTGCAACGACACCCCAGTTCCCAAGAGCGGCAAGGGCTTCGGTATAGTCGAGGCTCACCGGGGCGCCGTGGGTCACTGGATGGAGATAGAGGACAGCAAGATCAAGAGCTATCAGGTCGCTTCGCCAACCCTGTGGAACTGCTCGCCACGAGATGATGAAGGGGTTAGAGGCCCGGTCGAGACGGCTCTGATTGGAACTCCGGTTCCCGATGTGACCAATCCGACCAACCTGGTTAGGGTCGTCAGATCCTTCGATCCGTGAATTGGTTGCGCGGTGCACGTGGTGCACCCAGAGACCAACGAGATCTTGAAGTTCAAGGTGACTTAG
- a CDS encoding tRNA 4-thiouridine(8) synthase ThiI produces MKSDRLRAIALFSGGLDSILAVKLIEDQGIEVIGVTFVTPFFSAKAAEKSAKEIGIPLIIKDITEEHFEVVKSPKRGRGKNMNPCIDCHSLMVKVAGELMEETGASFIISGEVLGERPMSQRRDALKLVEKDSGFEGYLLRPLSAKLLDETIPEREGLVDRERLLGISGRSRRVQLELAEKYGLKEFPAPAGGCLLTDIGFSNKLKELLKRNENPSRKSLEVLRFGRHFWLDGALVIVGRDQNENDNLLKLAEEGDTILFAKDFPGPLTLIKGEVGDDILKKAAELTTRYGKAKELGEVEMVYRKPWQEPKTFTFRKPKG; encoded by the coding sequence TTGAAGTCAGATAGGCTAAGGGCGATAGCCCTCTTCTCGGGCGGTTTGGACAGCATCTTGGCCGTAAAACTGATTGAGGACCAAGGGATCGAGGTTATCGGGGTCACCTTCGTAACCCCCTTCTTCTCCGCAAAGGCGGCCGAAAAATCGGCCAAAGAGATAGGAATTCCTTTAATAATCAAAGATATAACAGAAGAGCACTTTGAAGTCGTTAAATCACCCAAGCGGGGGCGGGGCAAGAATATGAATCCCTGCATCGACTGCCACTCCCTGATGGTTAAAGTAGCCGGCGAATTAATGGAAGAGACGGGCGCCTCCTTCATCATCAGCGGCGAGGTCTTGGGCGAGAGACCGATGTCTCAGCGGAGGGACGCCCTAAAGCTGGTCGAGAAGGACTCGGGCTTTGAGGGGTATCTTCTTCGTCCGCTCTCGGCCAAACTGCTTGACGAGACGATCCCGGAACGGGAGGGCTTGGTCGACAGAGAGAGGCTCTTGGGTATCAGCGGCCGCTCGCGAAGGGTTCAACTTGAATTGGCCGAAAAGTATGGGTTGAAAGAGTTTCCGGCCCCGGCCGGGGGATGTCTTTTAACCGATATCGGATTTTCAAACAAGCTAAAGGAGCTTCTAAAACGAAATGAAAACCCGAGCCGAAAGAGTCTTGAAGTTTTACGTTTCGGGCGCCACTTCTGGCTGGACGGGGCTCTTGTCATCGTCGGCAGAGACCAAAATGAGAATGATAATCTTTTGAAACTGGCCGAAGAGGGCGATACCATCCTTTTTGCCAAAGACTTTCCCGGCCCCTTGACGCTGATCAAAGGAGAAGTGGGTGATGATATACTTAAGAAAGCGGCCGAGCTAACCACCCGCTACGGCAAGGCCAAGGAGCTAGGCGAGGTCGAAATGGTCTATAGGAAACCTTGGCAAGAGCCGAAGACATTTACGTTTAGAAAACCGAAAGGGTAA